A region of Ictalurus furcatus strain D&B chromosome 1, Billie_1.0, whole genome shotgun sequence DNA encodes the following proteins:
- the metrn gene encoding meteorin, with protein MEIFVWIFVLTAVTGPSYSADECSWRGSGLSRPEQDVEQVFLRCAEGSVEFLYPTGALRLTLLPRLPGHGVGGASGTPSSVCVKPEPQWGGAQLYLERGGVLELLVSDTAGPSHIRCFTITSGESPALFLQATPHSDISRRIAAFRYELRGDWTARLSVNSLDANVDKEEGVCRPCNDTEMLMAVCTSDFVVRGNIRAVDTDSEQRVSVIRVSATRVYRQKWPLFSSAGRLTHSGEIRTLLRCGVRAGSGSFLFTGHAHFGEAWLTCAPRYKDFLRVYEHAKQNLQIPCTLHT; from the exons ATGGAGAtttttgtgtggatttttgtGTTAACGGCGGTGACTGGACCGAGCTATTCAGCCGATGAGTGCAGCTGGAGGGGAAG CGGTCTCTCTCGGCCGGAGCAAGATGTCGAACAGGTGTTCCTGCGCTGCGCCGAAGGCTCCGTCGAGTTCCTGTACCCTACTGGAGCTCTGCGTCTCACACTCTTGCCCCGCCTACCCGGACACGGAGTGGGAGGGGCCAGCGGGACACCCTCGTCTGTCTGCGTCAAGCCGGAGCCTCAGTGGGGTGGAGCCCAGCTTTACCTGGAGAGAGGCGGAGTCCTGGAGCTATTAGTGAGTGACACAGCTGGTCCCTCCCATATTCGCTGTTTCACCATCACTTCTGGGGAAAGCCCCGCCCTGTTCCTGCAGGCCACGCCCCACAGCGACATCAGCAGGCGCATCGCGGCTTTCCGCTATGAGCTGAGAGGGGATTGGACGGCGCGGCTGTCCGTCAACTCCCTGGACGCTAATGTGGATAAGGAAGAAG gagtgtGCAGGCCGTGTAACGACACAGAGATGCTGATGGCAGTGTGCACCAGTGACTTTG tggtgcgTGGGAATATCCGTGCGGTGGATACGGACTCGGAGCAGCGCGTGTCAGTGATCAGGGTGAGCGCGACGCGTGTGTACCGTCAGAAGTGGCCTCTGTTCTCCAGCGCGGGCCGCCTCACACACTCCGGAGAGATACGCACACTGCTGCGCTGCGGAGTCCGGGCCGGCTCCGGAAGCTTCCTCTTCACCGGACACGCCCACTTCGGGGAGGCCTGGCTCACCTGCGCACCCAGGTACAAGGACTTCCTGAGAGTGTACGAGCACGCCAAGCAGAACCTGCAGATCCCCTGCACCCTCCACACCTGA
- the prr35 gene encoding proline-rich protein 35 gives MPKEECKLPSGCKHKERKPKKPHYIPRPFGKPYNYKCFQCPFTCMEKSHLYNHMKYSLCKNSLSLLIESDWPYKKGNLLPSDQLRLQQGIVGSRGSEQEPEQVEQKGGDDLQLSFTDEQEMEKGAEAQTETNGTANQSSEQTEVSPRGGAKQEAELIMADVFSLEEQLLRARSVDVESKLRHYRLSKTRLLLSESLPCYPPTLPPGHLNCPDAPPLNLSLLGVGYPLTSDLFSYLNPGLGAATTSNPAQVGSLPFLTSAAQLTHTHTHSDRSVLPPRFYYPFLCEHTAPSDSNKAIKPTAITPKLNLWKFPTLRPAGSAEAWSSPGSLSPEMGPGTGERIQSRWGVEQSVKRAAASLDSHSAPAEKKAAPSFLLNQATPISIDRLLLQNSLNSRTGLDERCSDMRGSAHYSEAGEEKDRSTDGETNGGMDGEVVCDLSSALQELQRAEQEAELHPEHAHSHHMWAQKIRKIRLELSHIQQALQRTSQGPLDLSVKKEPVAMTTKPPGEKHELTQHSGQSQDMSSETGEEEEDEEETETEDDWKKRSLDILIRMGQSQGISVVTPGATMVKSEPLLSKAEALWNSRTRKCEADSSVRVCSKTPNCPSSPITAHAVQ, from the exons ATGCCGAAGGAGGAGTGTAAGTTACCTTCAGGCTGTAAACATAAAGAGCGTAAGCCGAAGAAGCCGCACTACATCCCGCGTCCCTTCGGCAAACCTTACAACTACAAGTGTTTCCAGTGTCCCTTCACCTGCATGGAGAAATCCCACCTGTACAACCACATGAAGTACAGCCTGTGTAAGAACTCGCTCTCGCTGCTCATCGAGTCTGACTGGCCCTATAAGAAAGGGAACCTGCTCCCGTCCGACCAGCTCCGCCTGCAGCAGGGCATTGTGGGAAGTCGTGGTTCGGAGCAGGAGCCGGAGCAGGTGGAGCAGAAGGGAGGAGACGACCTGCAGCTCAGCTTCACCGATGAACAGGAGATGGAAAAAGGCGCAGAAGCTCAAACGGAGACGAATGGGACGGCCAATCAGAGCTCAGAACAGACAGAGGTGTCTCCGAGGGGCGGGGCCAAGCAGGAAGCTGAGCTTATCATGGCGGATGTGTTCTCCCTGGAGGAGCAGCTGTTACGAGCACGCTCAGTAGATGTCGAATCAAAGCTGCGTCACTACCGTCTCTCAAAAACGCGTTTGCTCCTGTCCGAGTCATTGCCCTGTTACCCACCCACATTACCCCCTGGGCACCTCAACTGTCCTGATGCCCCGCCCCTTAACCTTTCTCTGCTTGGGGTTGGCTACcctttgacctctgacctcttttCATATCTTAACCCTGGCCTCGGCGCGGCAACAACATCTAATCCAGCGCAGGTCGGCTCTTTGCCTTTTCTAACTTCAGCAGctcagctcacacacactcacacacactctgaccgcTCAGTACTGCCCCCACGTTTCTATTACCCCTTCCTGTGTGAGCACACAGCACCATCAGACTCCAACAAAGCCATTAAACCCACCGCCATTACCCCCAAACTCAACCTGTGGAAGTTTCCGACACTCCGGCCTGCAGGCTCGGCTGAAGCCTGGAGCTCGCCTGGCAGCTTGAGCCCAGAGATGGGGCCTGGCACTGGGGAGAGGATTCAGAGCCGATGGGGGGTGGAGCAAAGTGTGAAAAGGGCAGCGGCTTCTCTGGACTCCCATAGTGCACCTGCAGAGAAAAAGGCAGCGCCATCGTTCCTGCTCAATCAGGCCACACCCATTTCTATTGACAGACTCCTCCTACAGAACAG TCTCAACAGTCGGACCGGATTGGACGAGCGTTGCTCAGACATGAGAGGCTCCGCCCACTACTCAGAGGCGGGTGAAGAGAAGGATAGAAGCACAGATGGAGAGAcgaatggagggatggatggagaggtagTGTGTGATCTTTCTTCAGCGCTACAGGAGCTCCAGCGTGCAGAGCAAGAGGCGGAGCTACACCCTGAACACGCCCACTCTCACCACATGTGGGCACAAAAGATCCGCAAAATCCGCCTGGAGCTGTCTCACATCCAGCAGGCGCTGCAAAGGACCTCACAAGGACCCCTTGACCTGTCCGTCAAAAAGGAGCCTGTCGCCATGACAACCAAGCCTCCGGGTGAAAAGCATGAACTGACACAG CATTCAGGACAGAGCCAGGATATGAGTTCTGAGacaggagaagaagaggaagacgaagaggaaacagagacagaggacGATTGGAAGAAACGTTCTCTCGACATCCTGATCAGGATGGGCCAGTCCCAGGGCATTTCTGTGGTGACCCCAGGTGCCACCATGGTAAAATCAGAGCCGTTGCTGAGCAAAGCAGAGGCGCTGTGGAACAGCCGGACCAGGAAGTGTGAAGCTGACTCCAGTGTTCGGGTGTGTTCTAAAACCCCAAACTGCCCCTCAAGCCCAATAACTGCTCATGCAGTACAATAA